The DNA segment GGCACTGGAGGCCACAGCGAAGGAGGTCCGGGCCCGGAAGAGAAAGGCGCTGGTTGTGCCTACTGATGTGACGAAAACGGACCAGATAGACAATCTGGTGAGCAGAACTATGAAGGAATTTGGGCGGATAGATATCCTGGTCAATAACTCTGGAGGAGCTTATTTCATCAAGACTATGGACCTCACTGAGGGGGAATGGGAGGGATTCATTCGTTTGAACCTGAGCAGCGTTTTGCTGATGAGCAAGGCTGTAGCCAAGGTGATGGCGGAGCAGAAGAGGGGCAATATTATCAACATCTCTTCTCAGGCCTCCGTTGGGGTGGCCAAGCACGTTTCCTACTCCGCTGCCAAGGCAGGCATCATATCGCTTACCCGGGCCCTGGCTTGGGAGTGGGCCTCTTACAACATTCGGGTGAACTGCATTGCCCCTGGTCCCGTGGTTCATGAGAGGACCAAGGAGTTTTTCAGCATGATGCCGGAGGAAGTGAACACGGCTGCCCTTTGCATCAAGCGGCTCGGCACTGCGGAAGATGTGGCTGCTGCTGCGGTGTACCTTGCCTCGGACGCTTCAGAGTGGGTCACCGCCCAGACCATGAATATAGACGGCGGGCAGCGCTGCGGCTATACCTATGATGATCAGGTGGTTGACATGATGGTGGCCTACGCCAGGCCATTCTACTGGGGGGAGGCAGGGCCACCGGGATCACAGTGGAAAGGGTAAGAAAAGGGGCATGATGCCAGACAAGAATCCATTCTTCCCAAGGCTATTCTCTCCTGGTCGCATCGGAGAAATGGAACTGAGGAACCTGATTGTCATGCCGCCAATGGGAACCGGGCATGGCAGCACCGAAGGATACGTCACCGAGAAACTGATGGACTACTACGAGGCACGAGCCAAAGGGGGCGTTGGGTTAGTGATTATTGAAGTGACGTGCGTTGATGCTACCACCGGCATGGATATGCGCGGTCGGCTGGTGGTGGATGATGACAAGTTCGTGCCGGGCCTGAGCCAGTTGGCTGAGGCTATCCACAGACACGGAGCCAAGACAGCCTTACAGCTACACCATGGTGGAAGAGTGGCCAAGTCAGCGCTAACTGGCAGGCAGCCTGTAGCGCCTTCGGCGATCCCCATGCCAAGCAGTGGGTGGGCATGGGAAAACCCTGAAGTGCCCAGGGAACTGACCATTGCCGAGATCAAGCAACTGGTGAACAAGTACGCCGAGGCAGCACAACGCGCCAAGAAGGCGGGATTTGATGCCGTGGACATCCATGCCCAGGGTCTTTACCTTCCGGCCCAATTTCTATCTGCCGCCTCAAATAAGCGCCAGGACGAGTATGGGGGTGAGCTAAAGAACAGGGCCAGGTTTCTCCTTGAAATCATAAGAGCCATCAAAGAGTCAGCGGGGCAGCACTTCCCGGTGATAGTCAGGCTGAACTGGGTGGAGTTCGGCATAGAGGGTGAATTCACTTTTGACGAGTGCCTTCAGGTAGCCCAGATGATCCAGCAGGCAGGTGCCGATGCTATCCGCGGTTATATTGCTGGATGGGGTATGCCTGACCTATCACAGGTGACAGATCCAGCGGAGTTTCAAGCATTCCTGTCACTGTCCATGGAGGAGCCGCCAAACAGCCAGGCCTTCTTTACAGACAGGATTAAGAAACATGTGACTATGCCGGTAATAGCAGGGTCGAGGATCACCCCCGAAATCGGGGAAATGATGCTACGGGAGAACAGGGCTGACTTCATCGCCATAGGCAGAGGCTTGATCACTGACCCGGATTGGGCCAAGAAAGCTGCCTCTGGCAAAACAGATGAAATCGTGCCGTGCATAGCCTGCATGCGCTGTGTCAACACTGCCCTGACTGAGGCTAACATGCAATGCTCAGTAAACCCGGCCGTGAGCCGGGAGCGGGAATATGAGATCAAGCCAGCGGCCAGACAGAAGAAGGTGGTAGTGGTAGGCGGCGGCCCCGGTGGTATGGAGGCGGCCAGGGTGGCGGCGCTGAGGGGGCACCGGGTAACGCTGTACGAGAAACAGCCCCAGCTTGGCGGGCAACTGCTTCTGGCAACGGTGCCACCGCACAAGAACAACCTGGCTCCTTTAGCAGGTTACCTTTCAACGCAGATGGAGAAGCGCGGCGTCAAGGTCAACCTTGGCGTTGAGGCCACGCCAGAGCTAATAGAGAAGGCTAAACCA comes from the Chloroflexota bacterium genome and includes:
- a CDS encoding SDR family oxidoreductase, which produces MILDKFKLTDKVAIVTGAGTGLGRGMSLAFADAGAHVVCAARGVEALEATAKEVRARKRKALVVPTDVTKTDQIDNLVSRTMKEFGRIDILVNNSGGAYFIKTMDLTEGEWEGFIRLNLSSVLLMSKAVAKVMAEQKRGNIINISSQASVGVAKHVSYSAAKAGIISLTRALAWEWASYNIRVNCIAPGPVVHERTKEFFSMMPEEVNTAALCIKRLGTAEDVAAAAVYLASDASEWVTAQTMNIDGGQRCGYTYDDQVVDMMVAYARPFYWGEAGPPGSQWKG
- a CDS encoding FAD-dependent oxidoreductase; protein product: MMPDKNPFFPRLFSPGRIGEMELRNLIVMPPMGTGHGSTEGYVTEKLMDYYEARAKGGVGLVIIEVTCVDATTGMDMRGRLVVDDDKFVPGLSQLAEAIHRHGAKTALQLHHGGRVAKSALTGRQPVAPSAIPMPSSGWAWENPEVPRELTIAEIKQLVNKYAEAAQRAKKAGFDAVDIHAQGLYLPAQFLSAASNKRQDEYGGELKNRARFLLEIIRAIKESAGQHFPVIVRLNWVEFGIEGEFTFDECLQVAQMIQQAGADAIRGYIAGWGMPDLSQVTDPAEFQAFLSLSMEEPPNSQAFFTDRIKKHVTMPVIAGSRITPEIGEMMLRENRADFIAIGRGLITDPDWAKKAASGKTDEIVPCIACMRCVNTALTEANMQCSVNPAVSREREYEIKPAARQKKVVVVGGGPGGMEAARVAALRGHRVTLYEKQPQLGGQLLLATVPPHKNNLAPLAGYLSTQMEKRGVKVNLGVEATPELIEKAKPDAVILATGASPFVPDIQGIRRSSVFTAEQVLQGQLVGEKVVVIGGELVGCETADFLAEMGKKVTITRRGPKMATRIGPGVREMLLGRLAALGVTMLTGVEYEELTDKGLVITTKDGGKQTIEADIIVLAAGARPNRKLLQALEGKVPEIYSIGDSVEPRRIAEAVAEGYQAALKL